GTGTCCACCTCGATGTCGCGCTCGAACCCGACCGACCGGGTGATGATGTGGCGAAACTTGGACGCCCTCGCCTCCTGCTCGGTCATCGCGCCCGCCTTGACCTGCTCCCAAATCCACGAATGGTCCTCGGTGAGCTGCGACAGGCGGCCCTCGCGAAACAAGTACACGCGACTGTCGCCGGCGTGGGCGAAGTAGACCTTGCCGGCGTGGTGCACGATGGCCGACAGCGTCGTGCCCATCCCCTCGAGTTCCGGGGACACCTGCGCCGTCTCGAAGATCGCCTCGCCCGCCCGGCGCGCGGCGGTCGACAGCACGAGTTGGACATCTGCGTCGGTGTCGGCGCCGGTGGATCCCACGCGCAACTCGCCGCCTTCCGCGGCCCCCGGCGCCCCGCCGCCGGGCACGACGCGGGCCGCCGCCAATGCGCGCGCGGTCGCGCCGTCGAGTGTGTCGTCGTCCCCGATGTCTTCGACCGTCACGCCATCCGGATCGGCCTCCTCCGCCGCCCGCCGCGCCATCCCTCGACGGGCCGCGGACCGGATCGCGGCCGCGGCCACGGTCACGTCGCCGATCGCCGCGGCGATCTCCCGGCGCAACACGTCCAGCGCCATGCGACTGGCGCAGCCACCCCCCTGGTGCCCGCCCATCCCGTCGGCGACCGCCCACAACTGCAGCTCGTCGTCGGCGAGGTAGCTGTCCTCGTTGTGGTCGCGCTTCCGGCCCGTGTCGGTCCGCGCCCAGCTCGCGAGCCGCATCGGCACCGATCGTAGCCCAATCGGGCCCGCCGCGGTCACGCGCCGTCCGGGTAGTCGGCAGACTTGTCGGAAAACCCGGAGTTATCGAACCGCAGCAGCCGTCCCTTGCCGTCGACCTTGGTGAGCAAGTTGACCGGACGCGACCAGATCGTCATCAAGTTCTTGAGCGTGTCCGCCGCATAGTCCATCTTGAGATCGAGTCCCTCGTGGCGATGCAAGAGCAACAGCTCGCCCCGGTTTTCGAAATTGCCGTCCTCGACGTAGATGAACGGCTGCCCGCGGTTGGTAAGCGACTGCAGTAGCTGGCGCTTCACCTCCTTGAACTCGCGGGACATGATCTCCCAGTTGCCCGACCGCTCGTTGAAGCCGAACGTGAAGAACTTCTGCTCGTAACAGAATTCGAGCGTGAAGAACTCGTCGATGAACGTGACGTCGTTGTGGAGTCGCCGCACCTCGAAGATCTTCTTCCGCCCGAGGCCGGTCCGCCGATCCCAGTTTTGCTTCTCCTCGAGGGACTCGCACTCCATCCACTCCTTGCCGAACTGGCCGCGATCCCATCGGTACTCGATGTGGCGAAACAGCTCGAGGCCGAGCTTGTACGGGTTGAGCCTGGCGCCGGACGTCGCCAGCACGCCCGCGCACGCATCGGCGTAATCGATGATCTCGGCCGCCGACGCCGCCTTCTCCGTCATGATCTTGGAGTGCCAGTACGACGCCCACCCCTCGTTCATGATCTTGGTCATCGCCTGGGGGGCGAAGTAGTAGGCCTCGTCGCGAATGATCTCCAAGATGTCCCGCTGCCAGCGTTCGACCGGCGCGTAGTCGATGAGAAACTTGAGTACGTCCCGCTGGCGCTCCTCCGGGAACCGCTTGGCCTTCGCCTTGGCCGCCTCCTGCTTTCGCCGCTGGGCCTCGATGAACTCGGGCGGATTGATGTAGTCCTCCATGTAGCCCTTGGCCGGCAGCTTGGGGATTTCCGCGGGCTCATCCGGCTCCCCGTCGAGTTCGCTATCGGCCTTCGGCCGCACGCGCTGGATGTACGGCGACATCGGATCGATGAGGTTCTCGAGCGACAGGCACACGTCGATGAAGTTTTCGACCGCCTCGATGCCGTGCCGCGCGATGTGCCGGCGCACGCGCGCTGCGTGGTTGGCCATCCCGTCGATCATCTTCCGGTTCGTCTTGGAGAAGTAATAGTTGTTCTTGAAGAAGTCGACGTGACCGGTCACGTGCGCCATGACCGTCTTTTGATCGACGAGAGAATTGCCCTCGAGCAAGTACGCGTAGGCCGGGTTGGTGTTGATCACCATCTCGTAGATCTTCTGCAGGCCGTACTCGTAGCCTTTGGACAGTTGCTCGTAGTCCATGCCGAAGCGCCAGTGCGGATAGCGCGTCGGGAAGCCGCCATACGCCGCGACTTCGTTCATCGTCTTGTAGTCGAGGATCTCGTAGATGATGGGGAAGAAGTCGAGCCCGTACTCGCGGGCGTAGCCCTCGATCTCCGCCTGCATGTCCTGCAGGTGCGCGGGCAGCGGCTTGGGTGTCGTCATTTCCCCTGTCCGAGAAAATCTTTGATCGAGTCCATGATCGCGTCCTTGCCTTTGATCTCGGACGTGACCACGCGCTCGTCGTCGCCAAAATGTTCCTGCAGATCCTTGATGAACTGACCGGAGCCGTACGGCGACTCTACTTGGCCGTAACAAAACAGGTTGACGTTCGGCAGGATGCGACTGCGGAGTAGTTCGATGCAAGTGACCGTGTCGTCCACGGACCAGTTGTCGCCGTCGGAGAAGTGGAACGGGTAGATGTTCCACTCACTGGCCGGGTACTCCTCCTCGATCAACTTCGCGCACAGCTTGAATGCCGACGAGATCATGGTTCCGCCGGACTCGCGAGTGCGGAAGAACGTATCGCGATCGACCTCCTTGGCCATCGCGTCGTGAATGATGTACCGAGCCTCGATGCCCTGGTACTGCGAGCGCAGCCATGTGTCGATCCAGAACGACTCGATGCGGACGATCTCCTTCTGCTCGTCGCCCATCGAACCCGACACGTCCATCATGTAGATGATCACCGCGTTCGACTGCGGCTGCGGCTCGGTCCGCCACGATCGATAGCGGCGGTCGTCCCGAATCGGCACGATCACAGGCCGGCGCGGGTCGTACGTACCCATCGCGATCTGGCGGCGCAGCGCCCGCTTGAACGTGCTGCGAAAGTGCCGCAACGACTCCGGCCCGGTCGGGCGCAAACCGGTGTACTTGTCCTTGAACGCGACGATCTTCTCCTTGCCCTTGGGCTCGATGCGCGGCAGTTCGAGTTCCTCGCCGAGGATCTGCGCCAGTTCGTCCATCGACACGTCGACCTCAACCAGGTGGTCGCCCGGACGATCGCCCGCCTGGCCGATCCCCGGCTGCGGCTCCCCC
This region of Deltaproteobacteria bacterium genomic DNA includes:
- a CDS encoding serine/threonine-protein phosphatase, with amino-acid sequence MRLASWARTDTGRKRDHNEDSYLADDELQLWAVADGMGGHQGGGCASRMALDVLRREIAAAIGDVTVAAAAIRSAARRGMARRAAEEADPDGVTVEDIGDDDTLDGATARALAAARVVPGGGAPGAAEGGELRVGSTGADTDADVQLVLSTAARRAGEAIFETAQVSPELEGMGTTLSAIVHHAGKVYFAHAGDSRVYLFREGRLSQLTEDHSWIWEQVKAGAMTEQEARASKFRHIITRSVGFERDIEVDTGVVPVHAGDCFLLCSDGMSNYVENDELARILAGSWYRRVPQLLVDLANDRGGEDNITVVVVCARNDLDG
- a CDS encoding SpoVR family protein; this translates as MTTPKPLPAHLQDMQAEIEGYAREYGLDFFPIIYEILDYKTMNEVAAYGGFPTRYPHWRFGMDYEQLSKGYEYGLQKIYEMVINTNPAYAYLLEGNSLVDQKTVMAHVTGHVDFFKNNYYFSKTNRKMIDGMANHAARVRRHIARHGIEAVENFIDVCLSLENLIDPMSPYIQRVRPKADSELDGEPDEPAEIPKLPAKGYMEDYINPPEFIEAQRRKQEAAKAKAKRFPEERQRDVLKFLIDYAPVERWQRDILEIIRDEAYYFAPQAMTKIMNEGWASYWHSKIMTEKAASAAEIIDYADACAGVLATSGARLNPYKLGLELFRHIEYRWDRGQFGKEWMECESLEEKQNWDRRTGLGRKKIFEVRRLHNDVTFIDEFFTLEFCYEQKFFTFGFNERSGNWEIMSREFKEVKRQLLQSLTNRGQPFIYVEDGNFENRGELLLLHRHEGLDLKMDYAADTLKNLMTIWSRPVNLLTKVDGKGRLLRFDNSGFSDKSADYPDGA
- a CDS encoding DUF444 family protein codes for the protein MSQKIDLDHRRFREIVRGKIKQNLRKYISQGEMIGRQGKQTVSIPLPQIDIPRFRHGDKQQGGVGQGDGEVGDAIGQGEPQPGIGQAGDRPGDHLVEVDVSMDELAQILGEELELPRIEPKGKEKIVAFKDKYTGLRPTGPESLRHFRSTFKRALRRQIAMGTYDPRRPVIVPIRDDRRYRSWRTEPQPQSNAVIIYMMDVSGSMGDEQKEIVRIESFWIDTWLRSQYQGIEARYIIHDAMAKEVDRDTFFRTRESGGTMISSAFKLCAKLIEEEYPASEWNIYPFHFSDGDNWSVDDTVTCIELLRSRILPNVNLFCYGQVESPYGSGQFIKDLQEHFGDDERVVTSEIKGKDAIMDSIKDFLGQGK